A single window of Carnobacterium maltaromaticum DSM 20342 DNA harbors:
- a CDS encoding heavy metal translocating P-type ATPase yields MVHYLTKSRQGQFLVIGVLFTILGFVFIRLNGAYSSTSFYIAIFFLGFYAAKDAVVNTVRDRSPNVDLLMVLAAVGAVIINFESEGAALLLIFAAAEALEDYSTDKSTSAISELMAQVPDTAQVLKENGDVVVTPTEELAIGDIVVVSKGAQIPIDGFIDRKAIVNEAALTGESIPVEKELKDEVFAGTINEGNVFHVEVNKKMDETMFSNIIRMVEEAQNRPSRIAKFIDRIESKYVIGVLIIVPIFIFVLYQFLGLSLEEAFYRGMVLLTVASPCALCASVTPATLSAISNGAKNGVLFKGGAAMEALSTMDILYTDKTGTLTYGDFQVVDYAVDEDVLKEVIYMEQQSSHPIGRAIVSAFKDIDLTEVEQSESIEEIAGSGIKKGDILVGKPGAFKHYDKFNQFQKVLEKGDTSILVADGNEVVGYFSFRDQIRPQSASTVADFQKEGIKVCLLTGDNEKVAAQVAKLVKVDDYIASMLPEDKIEFVMNSQGKEEVVGMIGDGINDAPALANADIGIAMGSGSSVAMESSDVVIVKNDLSKLFYSYKLSKKLNGIIIQNVIFSLVVIVTLTTLNMFGVLGLPLAVLFHEGSTILVILNGLRLLQKEKKV; encoded by the coding sequence ATGGTTCATTATCTAACAAAAAGTAGGCAAGGTCAGTTTTTAGTTATCGGTGTTCTGTTTACGATTTTAGGGTTTGTATTTATCCGACTAAATGGTGCGTACAGTTCCACATCCTTTTATATTGCGATTTTCTTTTTAGGCTTCTACGCGGCAAAGGACGCTGTTGTTAATACTGTCAGAGATCGCTCACCAAACGTGGATTTACTCATGGTACTGGCTGCTGTTGGTGCAGTAATCATTAATTTTGAGTCAGAAGGAGCGGCCCTACTACTGATATTTGCTGCAGCGGAAGCGTTGGAGGACTATTCAACGGATAAATCTACCAGCGCCATTTCAGAGTTAATGGCGCAAGTACCGGATACCGCTCAGGTTCTAAAAGAAAACGGGGATGTAGTGGTTACCCCTACGGAGGAGTTAGCAATTGGAGACATTGTCGTGGTATCAAAGGGTGCGCAAATTCCCATTGATGGTTTCATCGACCGAAAAGCAATCGTGAATGAAGCAGCTTTAACAGGCGAATCGATTCCTGTAGAAAAAGAGTTAAAGGATGAAGTTTTTGCCGGAACAATTAACGAAGGAAATGTTTTTCATGTAGAAGTAAACAAAAAAATGGATGAAACCATGTTTTCAAATATCATCCGGATGGTTGAAGAAGCGCAAAACAGACCTTCTCGAATCGCCAAGTTTATTGATCGTATCGAAAGCAAATATGTGATCGGTGTTCTCATCATCGTACCCATTTTCATCTTTGTTCTCTATCAGTTCTTGGGACTGTCATTGGAAGAGGCCTTTTATCGAGGAATGGTGCTTTTAACAGTGGCCAGCCCATGTGCATTATGTGCCTCCGTTACACCAGCTACGTTAAGTGCGATTAGTAATGGAGCCAAAAATGGTGTGCTTTTTAAAGGTGGAGCTGCCATGGAAGCGTTGAGTACGATGGATATTTTATATACAGATAAGACTGGAACATTGACTTACGGTGACTTCCAAGTAGTAGATTATGCTGTGGATGAAGATGTTTTAAAAGAAGTCATTTATATGGAGCAGCAATCCAGTCATCCGATCGGAAGAGCAATCGTTTCTGCCTTTAAGGATATCGACCTAACAGAAGTTGAGCAATCGGAATCGATTGAAGAAATTGCTGGATCAGGGATTAAAAAAGGGGATATCTTAGTAGGGAAACCGGGTGCTTTTAAGCACTATGATAAATTTAACCAGTTCCAAAAAGTATTGGAAAAAGGGGATACGAGCATATTGGTAGCAGATGGCAATGAAGTGGTAGGTTACTTCTCATTCCGGGATCAAATTCGCCCGCAATCAGCGAGTACGGTTGCAGATTTCCAAAAAGAGGGGATTAAAGTTTGTCTTTTAACGGGAGATAACGAGAAGGTGGCTGCCCAAGTTGCCAAGCTTGTAAAAGTAGATGACTATATTGCTTCGATGTTACCGGAAGATAAAATAGAATTTGTAATGAATAGCCAAGGAAAAGAAGAAGTCGTTGGGATGATTGGTGATGGGATTAACGATGCGCCCGCTCTAGCAAATGCAGACATCGGGATTGCGATGGGGAGTGGCTCCTCAGTAGCGATGGAATCTTCTGATGTCGTTATAGTGAAGAATGATTTATCTAAATTGTTTTATAGCTATAAGCTAAGTAAAAAGTTAAATGGTATTATTATTCAAAATGTCATTTTCTCTCTCGTTGTCATTGTCACATTGACCACTTTAAATATGTTCGGCGTTCTTGGGCTCCCATTGGCGGTCCTTTTCCATGAGGGTTCAACAATTTTGGTTATCTTGAACGGGCTACGTTTATTGCAAAAGGAGAAAAAAGTGTAG
- a CDS encoding ABC transporter permease, which yields MNLAINNASLLFATALVGIALIVVYKEKLGLGKDILIGVVRAVIQLVAVGFLLGYVFNLNNIIVTLALVLVIIFNASFNAGKKSNGISNAFKISFIAILTATSLTLVVLLLSGAVLFIPSQVIPISGMIASNSMIAIGICYRNLNAKFKDQRQQVLEKLALGANLKQASITIVRDSIRSGMLPTIESAKTIGIVSLPGMMSGLMFAGVDPTHAIKYQIMVTFMLLSTTSIASVMASYMAYKEFYTESKQLKN from the coding sequence ATGAACTTAGCTATTAATAATGCATCTTTATTATTTGCAACAGCTTTGGTTGGAATAGCACTTATTGTTGTTTATAAAGAAAAATTAGGATTAGGTAAAGATATTTTAATCGGTGTGGTTCGAGCAGTTATTCAATTAGTTGCAGTTGGTTTTTTGTTGGGCTACGTTTTTAATTTAAATAATATTATTGTGACATTAGCACTTGTTTTAGTCATTATTTTTAACGCCTCTTTTAATGCTGGTAAGAAAAGCAATGGCATATCAAATGCATTTAAAATATCGTTTATTGCTATATTAACAGCAACTAGTTTGACTTTAGTAGTGCTCCTTCTATCGGGAGCTGTTTTATTCATTCCTTCGCAGGTGATTCCAATATCAGGAATGATTGCTAGTAATTCAATGATTGCGATTGGAATTTGTTATCGAAACTTAAATGCAAAATTTAAAGACCAACGTCAACAAGTATTAGAAAAGTTAGCTCTAGGAGCAAATTTAAAACAAGCCTCTATTACAATCGTACGTGACAGTATTCGCTCAGGTATGTTGCCTACCATAGAGTCTGCAAAAACAATAGGAATCGTTAGTTTACCCGGAATGATGTCAGGATTAATGTTTGCTGGTGTAGATCCAACACATGCAATAAAGTACCAGATTATGGTTACCTTTATGTTGCTTTCTACAACAAGTATTGCATCTGTTATGGCTAGTTACATGGCATACAAAGAATTTTATACCGAAAGCAAACAATTAAAGAATTAA